Within Sorghum bicolor cultivar BTx623 chromosome 2, Sorghum_bicolor_NCBIv3, whole genome shotgun sequence, the genomic segment TCTATTGTTACcacatgtaggttactgtagcacttaaggctaatcatggattaactaggcttaaaagattcgtctcgtgatttctaactaaactgtgtaattagtttattttttttatctatatttaatactccatgtatgtgtccatAGACgggtgaaaattttttggtggaAATTTTTGGGTTGGAAACAAGGCCTCATATTTGAGTTTCTGCAATTTGAAGATGCTGATATTACTGTTTTTCCCTCCATGCAGATCAAAATTGTGCATATGCGTGTCATGGTTCTGCTGCTCCTGCCATTGCTTGCCCAACTGCAAAAGACCATGCTGCTTGGATTGCTCCTGCTGCTCATGCCCAGATCTGTCATGCTGCAAGCCCAGCTGCAAATCATGCAACAAGCCCTGCTCTTGGCCCAACAGCTGTTCATGTTGTGACACACCATGCTGCAAGCCAGATTGCCCATCCTGTAGTTCGAGCTGCAGCTCGTGCTGCAATCTGTCGTGTTGCAACCCGAACTGTAGCTCGTGCTGCACCTGCAATCCATCATGCTGTAAACCAAACTGCAACTCGTGCTGCAGACCAAACTGTAGCTCGTGCTGCAATCCGTCATGCTGCAAACCTAACTGCGGCTCATGGTGGAAACCGAGCTGCAGCTGCTTCAAGGCCCCCTCGTGCTGCAAACTCCAGTGCAGCCCCAACTGCTGCACTTGCAGCCTCCCGCGCTGCTCCGGCTGCAACCCCTGCGGCAGTTGCAAGCAGTGTTGCTCATGCCCCACCGACTGCTGCAACTGCAAGCCAAGCTGCGGCTGTTTCAGCGCGCAATGTTGCAGCTGTGCGGCATGCTGCTCCTCGTGCTTAAGCTGCTTCAGTTGCTTCGGTTGCTTCAAGTCCTTCAAGTGCTCCAACCTGTTCGGGTGCTGCTCCTGCAAGCAGTGCTTCAAGTGCCAGTCGTCGTGCTGCAAGGGTGCGCCATCCTGCTGCAAGTGCCAGTCGTCGTGCTGTGAGGGTGAAGAcggcagcagctgctgccgGAGGTCATGCTGCAGTGTTCCGAAGCCGGCTTGCCCTGGGTGCTCGTGCGGGTGCGTTTGGTCCTGCAAGAAGTGTACAGATGGGTGTCGATGTTCTGGGTGCCGCAATCCGTGCTGTGCCACTGGATGCTTGTGTTGAGGTTGAACTAGACGTTTTCTTTGGTTGTTATTTTTTGCGTGTGCCATTTTAGATGGCCGTTGGTTTCCGTCGTGCTTTGATATATGGTGTGGCGTCCTTGTCTGTAAAGAAATCCCATGTCACCAGAAGAAATTGAAGCGTCAATAGTAGTCATGAAGTACTACAAAATTTAGATGCCTTTTGACCTTCATGACATGGTACATCTTCACCACTCTCGGAGGATTTAGTGAATGTCCTTTTGGCCACTTCAATCTGTATAGACAATCATATCACTTCTTATATTAAGTTTTTTCATTTGATGAATTGACTTATGATGCATCACCTTACTTAGAATAGTTTGATTCTTTAAACCAAACACACTACTAATGTTATGTAGGCAGTgtgtgtggtggtggtggtctgGTGGATAGGAATGAACGGGAAGTTATTGGTTTGCGAAATTTTAATGATGATTTCATTTGACACCATCGTCAATTACAACATGAATTGCGGCAAAAAGGTTTGCAGTACAATTCAAAGGTTCTGCAGATGCTTCCATGTTAATAAAGCATGTTTTGAGTACATAACTCGATTAAAAGTCAAAATCTAAACTATGATTCATAAAGTCAAAGAAAGAGATGCAATTAGAGGTTATATATCTCAATATTATGTCTTGACTAAATAAATATCCTGATGAGAA encodes:
- the LOC8062748 gene encoding keratin-associated protein 5-1, producing the protein MGEEVAAAAAVVLEPPRPKSPPRYPDLCGRRRLQLELQILNREIDFLKDELQSLEGVPPVSRSCKEVNEFVGTKQDPLLPIKKKTHRSCRLFWWIRSKLCICVSWFCCSCHCLPNCKRPCCLDCSCCSCPDLSCCKPSCKSCNKPCSWPNSCSCCDTPCCKPDCPSCSSSCSSCCNLSCCNPNCSSCCTCNPSCCKPNCNSCCRPNCSSCCNPSCCKPNCGSWWKPSCSCFKAPSCCKLQCSPNCCTCSLPRCSGCNPCGSCKQCCSCPTDCCNCKPSCGCFSAQCCSCAACCSSCLSCFSCFGCFKSFKCSNLFGCCSCKQCFKCQSSCCKGAPSCCKCQSSCCEGEDGSSCCRRSCCSVPKPACPGCSCGCVWSCKKCTDGCRCSGCRNPCCATGCLC